GCGTCATCGCCGACCACGCGCGGGCCACGACCTTCCTCATCGGCGACGGCGTGACGCCCTCCAACGAGTGGCGGGGCTACGTGCTCCGCCGCATCATGCGGCGCGCGATGCGGCACGGCCGGCTGCTCGGGTTCCACGAGCCGTTCCTGCACCGGACCGTGGAATGGGTCGTGACCCTCATGCGCGGCGCCTATCCGGAGCTGGTCGGGGAGCGCCAGCGGATCCAGGAGACGGTGCGCGGTGAGGAGGAGCGCTTCGCGGAGACGCTCGACGTCGGCCTGGCGAAGATCCAGGAGCACATCACCGAGCACGGCGGCTCGGGCCGGCGCGTCGTCGACGGCCGGTTCCTCTTCAGGCTGTACGACACCTACGGGTTCCCCCGCGACCTCGCCGAGGAAATCTTTCAGAGCCGGGGCTGGGTCATCACCGACGAGACCAACCGGGCCTGGGAATCGGAGATGAACACCCAGCGCGAGCGGGCGCGCGCCACGGCCACCTTCGACGCCGACGAGGGCGCCGAGGCGGCCCGGCTCTACCAGCAGCTCTCGGCGGAGATCCCGGCGGTCGAGTTCGTGGGCTACGACACGCTCACCTCGCCCGCGCGCATCCTGGCGCTGGTGGACTTCCAGGACGGCCTCCGCCGCGTGCGGGAGGCGGTGGAGGGCGACGAGGTCGAGGTGATCCTCGATCGCACGCCCGCCTACGCCGAGTCCGGCGGCCAGGTGGGCGACACTGGCGCCCTCGTCGGCCGGTCCGGACGCGGTGAGATCGTCGACACGTACTACCGCGGCTCGAAGCTCATCGTGCACCGGGTGCACGTGCGGGCCGGCGGGTTCCGGGAGGGGGAGGACGTCGCCGTCACCGTCGAATCGCCCCGGCGGCAGGCCCTCCGGCAGCATCACACCGGCACGCACCTGCTCCACGCGGCGCTCCGCAAGGTGCTCGGCCCGCACGTCACTCAGGCGGGTTCGCTGGTGGCGCCGGATCATCTGCGCTTCGACTTCTCGCACGGTGCCGCGCTCAAGGACCGCGAGGTCGACCAGATCGAGGAGCTGGTCAACGACCAGGTCCAGGCCAACGTCCCCGTGAGCCCGCTCCAGATGGAGCTAGACGAGGCCCTTCGCCTAGGCGCCCTCGCGCTCTTCGGCGAGAAGTACGGCCACCGGGTGCGGGTGATCAAGATCGGGGACTTCTCCACGGAGCTGTGCGGGGGGACCCACCTGGATCAGACCGGCCAGATCGGTTTCTTCAAGATCTCGACCGAAGGGGCGGTGGCCGCGGGCGTGCGGCGGGTGGAGGCCGTGGCGGGTTCCGCCGCGCGCGCGGCCGTGGCGCGCCAGGAGCGGGCGCTCCGCGAGGCCGCCGAGATCCTCAAGATCTCGCCCACCGACGTCCCCCAGCGACTCCGCCAGCTGCTCGAGGGCCAGCGGACTCTGCAACGGCAGCTGGCCGAGCTGGAGGGGCGGCTGGCCCGCTCGCGGGCCGACGAGCTGGTGGCCGGCGCCACGCAGGTCAACGGGATCGCGGTGGTGACGGCGCGCCTGGATGGCCTGGACGCGGACGGCCTCCGGGCCGTGGTCGACCGCGTGCGAGAGCGTCTCGGCTCGGGTGTCGTGTTCGTCGGCGGTGTCGCCGACGGCAAGGTGACCCTGGTATCCGGCGTCACCAAGGACCTGACCGCCCGCATTCACGCCGGCAAGCTGATGCAGGAGGTTGCCAAGGCGGCCGGGGGCACCGGCGGCGGCCGCCCCGACCTCGCCCAGGGCGGCGCCAAGGACGCCGATCGGCTCGACCAGGCGCTGGAGCAGGTCGTCGTTCACGTGTCTGCCCGGACAGGCGCCTGACCGGCTAGAATGTTGAGTGATGAGCGTCGAGGCGCCCGGGAGCGCCCCTGCCGGTGAGGAACGCGCCGCGCTCGTTGCGCGGCTCACTGCCGAGAAGAGCGAGGCGCTCGCGCGCCTGGCCGCGGGCATCGCTCATGAGCTCCGCAACCCTCTCGCCGTCATCCTCGCCCGCGTGCAGCTGCTGGAGTTGGGGCTCAAGAACGGCAAGGCCCTGGAGCCGGAGCGGCTGGAGCGGGCGCTCCGCACCATCGAGGAGCAGGCGTTCCGGACCTCCAAGATCATCGAGAGCCTCTCCGTCTTCGCGCGTCCCCGGGTGCCGGAAATCCATCCCATCGACCTCGGAGAGACGGTCGGCCACGTCCTGGCATCGCTCCGGACGCGGATGCCCCAGGATGCGGCCCTCCTCACCAACGTCGTGATTTCCCCCGAGGCCCGGACGCTGCTGGCCGACCCTGACCAGCTCACGACGGCCCTCACCCAGCTCGTGGTCAACGCGCTGGAAGCGATGCCGTCGGGGGGCCGGCTCGAGATCCGGGCGCGCCGCGCCGACGGCACGATCGACATCGCCGTCGCCGACACGGGCCCGGGCGTCGCGCCCCACGATGCGCCGCGGATCTTCGACCCGTTCTTCTCCACTAAACCGGCCGCCTCGGGTCTCGGGCTCTGTGTCGCCCAGACGATCGCCGAGTCTCACGGGGGGACGGTGCGCCTGGCCGCCGCGCGGGCCGCCGGCGCCGAGTTCGTCCTCACCCTGCCGGCGCGAGGCTGACCGCGCCGTGACGGGCTCCCTCGGCCGGATCCTGATCGTCGACGATGAGCAGCCGGTGCTCGACGTGCTCAGCGAGTACTTCGCCACCCAGGGCTACACCGTGGAGACCGCCTCCAACGGCGCCGATGCGCTGGCGACCGTGCGGCGCGCGCGGCCGGATCTGGTCCTGCTCGACGTGCGCATGCCGGGGATGGACGGCGTCGAGGTGCTCCGGCGGCTGCGCGCCGCCGACGAGAGCCTCGCGGTGATCATGGTCACCGCCACCGAGGACGTCGCGCTGGCGCGGGAAACGCTGAAGATCGGGGCGTTCGACTATGTGGCCAAGCCGTTCGACTTCGGCTACCTCGATCGGGCGGTCGCGGCCGGGCTGCTCCCGGCGGTAAGCCTGGAAGGCCTGGACGGGGCGCCGGGCGAGGCCTCCGACGACCCGTGGAAGGGGCTGATCCTGACGGTCTTCCGCGCCGTCCGCGAGATGTCCCCGGCGAGCCGCGCCTCCACCGGCGACCGCCTGGAGACGGCGGCCCTGGCGGCGGCCGGCGAGGCGCGGGCCGCGCGCGGTGCGGCCGCCGTCCAGCACCTCGGCCAGATCGCGCTGCTGTCCAGCGTCGCGGCCGAGCTGGGCGACCTGCCGAGCGCTGCCCGCTCGTCGATCGAAGCGGCGCTGGGCGTGGCGCACAAGAGCGTCGCTCCGAGTTGAAGCGCGCAGTCGATCCCTACCTCACGATCCTCCACACGGTCGCCGAGACGGTCAACCGCAGTCTGGACGTGGACGAGGTGCTGCGCACGGCGCTGGACGCGCTCACGCACGTCACCGGTCACGAGATCTCGAGCCTCCACCTCCTCTCCGAGGACAGCACGCGCCTCCTGCTGCAAGGGGATCGCGGGCTGTCGCCGCGGCTGCGCGAGGTCAACCGCAGCCTGCCGATGGGCGAAGGGCTGATCGGCCGCGTCGCCGCCACCGGCGAGACGCTGCGGCTGGAAAATGTGGCCGGCGAGCCCGACCTCTTCCCGGCCGCCCGAGCCGCCGTGCGCTTGGATCAGATCCGGGGCTTCGTGTGCGTGCCTATTCGGAGCCGCGGGCGCATCCTGGGCACGTTGTCGCTCGGGCGGCAGACGGCGGAGGGGTTCGACGACCGGGAGGTCGCGCTCGTCCAGGCCACCGCCGACCAGATCGGCATCGCGCTCGACAACGCCCGCCTGTACTCGGAGACGCGGCGCCAGCTCGAGGAGCTCCGGCGCACCCAGACCCAGCTCATCCACGCCGAGAAGCTCTCGGCGGTGGGCGAGCTGGCCTCCGGCGTCGCCCACGAGATCAACAACCCCCTCACGACGATCCTGGGCCAGGCGCACCTGCTGCTGGCCGACGCCGAGCTGAAGCCGGCCGTGCGCGAGCGGCTGCAGATCATCGCCACGGAGACGTCGCGGGCCGCCCGCATCGTCCAGAATCTCCTGATGTTCGCCCGCCACTACTCGCCGGAGCGCCGGCTGTGCGCGCCGGCCGACCAGGTGCGCCGGGTGCTGCAGCTGAAGGCCTACCAACTCCAGCAGGACTCCATCCGCGTCGAGACGGAACTGGCTCCGTGCCCGCCGGTCTACGCCGACGAGAACCAGCTGCAGCAGGTGCTCCTCAACCTCGTGCAGAACGCGCACCAGGCCATGGCCAAACACCCGGGCAGCCGGCTGCTGACGGTGCGCGTGCGTCCGGCGGGAGATCACGCCGTCATCGAGGTGCTGGACACCGGCCCCGGCATGCCGTCGGACGTGCTCCCCCGGATCTTCGACCCGTTCTTCACCACCAAGCCGCCCGGCGACGGCAGCGGGCTCGGGCTGTCCGTCTCCTACGGGATCATGAGCGAGCACGGTGGCCGGCTGCGGGCCGAAAATCGCCCCGGCGGCGGCGCCGCATTCACGATCGAGCTGCCGTTCGGCAAGCCCGCCGACTGACCCGCGCCATCGTGCGCCGACTCGCCCTCGGCCTCGTTCTGGCCGTCGTCGTCTGCGGTGGATGCGCCGACGTGGGCGGGCCGGTGCCGGGCGCGCCGCCGCACCACCGCGAGCGGGGCTTCGCCAACACCAGCCCGGCCTATGCGCCCGCGCGGGGCTGGATCCGGACCCGGTTCTTCCTGGCCCGCATCTGGTCCTCCACCTTCAGCCCGCAGACGGCGAACCTGCCCCGCGTGCCCAACGACGGCGCTGCGCTCCGCGACAACCGCAACCAGGCGCTCGTGACCTGGGTGGGCCACGCCACGCTGCTCGTGCAGCTCGAGGGCGTGAATCTCCTGACCGATCCCCAGTGGTCGAAGCGGGCCAGCCCGGTCCGCTTCGGGGGCTCCCGGCGCGTCACGCCGCCCGGACTCCGCTTCGAGGACCTGCCCCCGATCCACCTCGTGCTGATCTCCCACGACCACTACGACCACCTCGACCTGGCGACCGTCACGCGGCTGGCGGCCGTCCACCGGCCGCGCTTCGTCGTGCCGCTCGGCCTCAAGGCCTGGTTCGCGGAGCGCGGTGTCACCGATGTCGAGGAGCTGGACTGGTGGCAGAGTCGCCGGGAGCGGGGGCTCACGCTGACGTGCCTGCCGGCGCAGCACTTCTCGGGGCGCACGCTCTGGGACCGGAACCGACGCCTGTGGAGCGGCTGGGCGGTGCAGGGTCGGGGCAAGCGGTTCTTCTTCGCCGGCGACACCGCGTATTACGACATCTTCAAGGAGATCGGCACCCGCCTGGGCCCGTTCGACCTGGCGGCGGTCCCGATCGGCGCCTACCTCCCCGCGACCATCATGAAGTCCGGTCACACGACGCCCGAGGAGGCCGTCCAGGTCTTCGAGGACGTCCGCGCGCGCCAGCTGATCCCGATTCACTGGGGGACGTTCGATCTGGCCGACGAACCGCTGGACGAGCCGCCCCGGCGCCTGGAGGGCGAAGCGCGTCGCCGCGGCCTCGGATCCGACCGGGTCTGGGTCCTCAAGCACGGGGAGACTCGGAAGTGGTGAGCCGGGCGCGAGCGGGTAGGGCCTGCTCGACCACGAGCCCGGCGGCGTCGGTCCCGTGTCGGTGAGGCCACCTCACGCGCGGCGCCGCTGACACGCGGCGGGAACGGGTCGCGCACGCCCTGCCCACCCGCGCCCGGCTGCGCCGCTTCCAGATGGAGCTTCTTCAGGGAGGCAGACGCGGCGTGGGCAGCCGGGCGCCGGCCGGAGCCGCTGCTCGACCCCGAGCCCGGCGGCGTCGGTCCCGTGTCGGTGAGGCCACCTCACGCGCGGCGCCGCTGACACGCGGCGGGAACGGGTCGCGCACGCCCTACCCGCCCGTGCCCGGCTGCGCCGCTTCCAGATGGAGCTTCTTCAGGGAGGCAGACGCGGCGTGGGCAGCCGGGCGCCGGCCGGAGCCGCTGCTCGACCACGAGCCCGGCGGCGTCGGTCCCGTGTCGGTGAGGCCACCTCACACGCGGCGCCGCTGACACGCGGCGGGAACGGGTCTCGCACGCCCTCTACCCGCCCGTGCCCGGCGACACCGCTTCCAGCAGCAGGCCATGGAGGTAGCGGGTCTCGGGGACGGTCAGGAGTACGGGGTGGTCGGCGCCCTGGGTCAGCGCATCCACGACGCGCGCCATCACCCCGGCGTCCGAGGCCGCGTCCCGGCAGATCTCCTCGAAGAGCGCCGCCGAGATGTGATGGGAGCAGCAGAAGGTCGC
Above is a window of Candidatus Methylomirabilota bacterium DNA encoding:
- a CDS encoding ATP-binding protein, coding for MSVEAPGSAPAGEERAALVARLTAEKSEALARLAAGIAHELRNPLAVILARVQLLELGLKNGKALEPERLERALRTIEEQAFRTSKIIESLSVFARPRVPEIHPIDLGETVGHVLASLRTRMPQDAALLTNVVISPEARTLLADPDQLTTALTQLVVNALEAMPSGGRLEIRARRADGTIDIAVADTGPGVAPHDAPRIFDPFFSTKPAASGLGLCVAQTIAESHGGTVRLAAARAAGAEFVLTLPARG
- a CDS encoding ATP-binding protein, which encodes MKRAVDPYLTILHTVAETVNRSLDVDEVLRTALDALTHVTGHEISSLHLLSEDSTRLLLQGDRGLSPRLREVNRSLPMGEGLIGRVAATGETLRLENVAGEPDLFPAARAAVRLDQIRGFVCVPIRSRGRILGTLSLGRQTAEGFDDREVALVQATADQIGIALDNARLYSETRRQLEELRRTQTQLIHAEKLSAVGELASGVAHEINNPLTTILGQAHLLLADAELKPAVRERLQIIATETSRAARIVQNLLMFARHYSPERRLCAPADQVRRVLQLKAYQLQQDSIRVETELAPCPPVYADENQLQQVLLNLVQNAHQAMAKHPGSRLLTVRVRPAGDHAVIEVLDTGPGMPSDVLPRIFDPFFTTKPPGDGSGLGLSVSYGIMSEHGGRLRAENRPGGGAAFTIELPFGKPAD
- a CDS encoding response regulator, with protein sequence MTGSLGRILIVDDEQPVLDVLSEYFATQGYTVETASNGADALATVRRARPDLVLLDVRMPGMDGVEVLRRLRAADESLAVIMVTATEDVALARETLKIGAFDYVAKPFDFGYLDRAVAAGLLPAVSLEGLDGAPGEASDDPWKGLILTVFRAVREMSPASRASTGDRLETAALAAAGEARAARGAAAVQHLGQIALLSSVAAELGDLPSAARSSIEAALGVAHKSVAPS
- the alaS gene encoding alanine--tRNA ligase codes for the protein MTGDKLRESFLLSFERKRHTRVRSASLVPGDDPTLLFTSAGMVQFKAVFLGDERREYTRATSCQKCVRAGGKHNDLDNVGRTARHHTFFEMLGNFSFGDYFKAEAIAFAWEFLTRDLGIEPRRLCATVFTDDDDAFALWKKVAGFGDDRILRLGEKDNFWAMGDHGPCGPCSEIHFHQGDHLPCAQEAAGRSCLGPACECDRWLEIWNLVFMQFNRDTSGSLRPLPRPSIDTGMGLERVAAVMQGKTSNFETDLLWPLIAQISKLAGKPYRNREEDDIAMRVIADHARATTFLIGDGVTPSNEWRGYVLRRIMRRAMRHGRLLGFHEPFLHRTVEWVVTLMRGAYPELVGERQRIQETVRGEEERFAETLDVGLAKIQEHITEHGGSGRRVVDGRFLFRLYDTYGFPRDLAEEIFQSRGWVITDETNRAWESEMNTQRERARATATFDADEGAEAARLYQQLSAEIPAVEFVGYDTLTSPARILALVDFQDGLRRVREAVEGDEVEVILDRTPAYAESGGQVGDTGALVGRSGRGEIVDTYYRGSKLIVHRVHVRAGGFREGEDVAVTVESPRRQALRQHHTGTHLLHAALRKVLGPHVTQAGSLVAPDHLRFDFSHGAALKDREVDQIEELVNDQVQANVPVSPLQMELDEALRLGALALFGEKYGHRVRVIKIGDFSTELCGGTHLDQTGQIGFFKISTEGAVAAGVRRVEAVAGSAARAAVARQERALREAAEILKISPTDVPQRLRQLLEGQRTLQRQLAELEGRLARSRADELVAGATQVNGIAVVTARLDGLDADGLRAVVDRVRERLGSGVVFVGGVADGKVTLVSGVTKDLTARIHAGKLMQEVAKAAGGTGGGRPDLAQGGAKDADRLDQALEQVVVHVSARTGA
- a CDS encoding MBL fold metallo-hydrolase; translation: MRRLALGLVLAVVVCGGCADVGGPVPGAPPHHRERGFANTSPAYAPARGWIRTRFFLARIWSSTFSPQTANLPRVPNDGAALRDNRNQALVTWVGHATLLVQLEGVNLLTDPQWSKRASPVRFGGSRRVTPPGLRFEDLPPIHLVLISHDHYDHLDLATVTRLAAVHRPRFVVPLGLKAWFAERGVTDVEELDWWQSRRERGLTLTCLPAQHFSGRTLWDRNRRLWSGWAVQGRGKRFFFAGDTAYYDIFKEIGTRLGPFDLAAVPIGAYLPATIMKSGHTTPEEAVQVFEDVRARQLIPIHWGTFDLADEPLDEPPRRLEGEARRRGLGSDRVWVLKHGETRKW